One window of Flavobacteriales bacterium genomic DNA carries:
- a CDS encoding orotate phosphoribosyltransferase, with the protein MDSRLDPALKIAEFLLRIKAVRLSPQKPFTWASGWKSPIYCDNRKSLSHPVMRTYIRQQFVEAINNEFGKPDMIAGVATGGIAHGALVAQELGLPFIYVRSSAKEHGMKNMVEGDLTQGRNVIVVEDLVSTGKSSLQAVASLREAGCEVKGMVSIFTYRLKVASEAFAQAKVRLHALTDYHILLDQAIADNYITEKDLISLNAWREDPANWDGPATAAGTATRSRKTTPEKPAK; encoded by the coding sequence ATGGATTCCCGGCTTGATCCGGCGCTGAAGATCGCCGAATTCCTTTTACGTATCAAAGCCGTGAGGCTAAGTCCGCAGAAACCGTTCACTTGGGCCAGCGGTTGGAAGAGCCCGATCTACTGCGACAACCGCAAGTCCCTAAGCCATCCGGTGATGCGGACGTACATCCGCCAGCAATTCGTGGAGGCCATCAACAATGAATTCGGCAAACCCGACATGATCGCCGGCGTGGCCACCGGGGGTATCGCCCACGGCGCATTGGTCGCGCAGGAGCTTGGTCTCCCCTTCATCTATGTCCGTAGTTCCGCCAAAGAGCACGGCATGAAGAACATGGTGGAGGGCGACCTTACCCAAGGGCGGAACGTGATCGTTGTGGAGGACTTGGTGAGCACCGGCAAGAGCAGCTTGCAAGCAGTGGCCTCACTGCGGGAAGCCGGGTGCGAGGTGAAAGGCATGGTCAGCATCTTCACGTACCGGCTGAAGGTGGCCTCCGAGGCCTTTGCCCAAGCCAAGGTCCGCCTGCACGCCCTTACGGACTACCACATCCTGCTGGACCAAGCGATCGCGGACAACTACATCACGGAGAAAGACCTGATCTCCTTGAATGCTTGGCGCGAGGACCCTGCCAATTGGGACGGGCCCGCTACCGCTGCCGGCACCGCGACAAGATCACGTAAAACCACTCCGGAAAAACCGGCGAAGTGA
- a CDS encoding DUF3822 family protein, with protein MTEEHFHPKYDAAKEHAWHLSCWVAPALQAWCVHEKSSGRLMALVCGTGENMPLEQRMPGKPVSVSFTAMPEISTLVPESALVAGTEMRHLKLVHGSVPTGLLRDEPIGTLGARCIYLHDEMAERSLLERFPNARSLPLHGTLVSHALSRSSFGAVAVLHRSATRLDLVVADRGKLLLTNTFHATVAEDLLYYTLFALEQCGLSPDDVEVRAGGTHLTPGEEHLLSKYFLKGPVPTTGAKDPVLVDLPVPNAHHWTGLIDQFPCAS; from the coding sequence ATGACCGAGGAACATTTTCACCCGAAGTACGATGCCGCCAAGGAACACGCTTGGCACTTGAGCTGCTGGGTGGCCCCGGCGCTGCAGGCATGGTGCGTACACGAGAAATCCTCGGGCCGTTTGATGGCCTTGGTCTGCGGTACGGGCGAAAACATGCCCCTGGAGCAGCGGATGCCCGGGAAGCCCGTGAGCGTGTCCTTCACCGCCATGCCGGAGATCAGCACATTAGTACCGGAAAGCGCTTTGGTGGCCGGCACCGAAATGCGCCACCTGAAGTTGGTACACGGCAGCGTGCCCACCGGTCTGCTGCGTGATGAACCCATCGGGACCCTCGGCGCACGTTGCATCTACCTGCACGATGAGATGGCCGAACGTTCCTTGCTCGAGCGCTTCCCGAATGCCCGCTCCCTGCCCTTGCATGGCACTTTGGTGAGCCATGCCCTCAGCCGGTCCTCATTTGGTGCGGTAGCTGTACTGCACCGCTCGGCCACGCGCTTGGACTTAGTGGTGGCGGACCGGGGGAAGCTGCTGCTGACGAACACCTTCCACGCCACGGTGGCGGAAGACCTGCTCTATTACACACTATTCGCCTTGGAGCAATGCGGGCTTTCACCGGATGATGTGGAGGTCCGTGCCGGAGGGACACATCTCACCCCCGGGGAAGAGCATCTTCTCTCGAAGTATTTCTTGAAAGGCCCCGTCCCCACCACCGGCGCGAAGGATCCCGTGCTTGTGGACCTGCCCGTGCCGAACGCCCACCACTGGACCGGCTTGATCGATCAGTTCCCATGCGCATCATAG
- a CDS encoding amino acid adenylation domain-containing protein yields the protein MEKFIPETRHVEVDFDPFAGPAIQRTIPTTEAQMEVFAASEMGDDANCAYVESVSLILKGDLERGAMDKALQDLVDRHESLRSVISASGMRMVVFERIELSIPYHDLTGMDEEVRADRMQELAEADMTQPFDLVHGPLFRVLLAKTSKEEHVLRLSGHHAVLDGWSLGILMAETSSLYNAHISNTTPVLPPAVPFSEYVLATTDFAKSTEHAAVEKFWTGLFKGSIPRLDLATDRVRPERKTFNGDRLDLRLDPKLVLGLRTVATRNGASFVTTLLTAFEVLLHKLTGSSDIVTGLPAAGQSDLDMKHLVGHCVNLLALRSHVDDEAAFDAHLKERRTQVLDAFDHQKYTFGTLVQKLKVPREPGRIPLVPVVFNIDMNMDDGVAFDGLTHTFVSNPRHYENFELFLNATGQGDGLVLEWSYNTDLFDASTIRDWMDQFSILIARINTNAALPIGTLVGEEDLAAEALMPPSEWLGTRSDIPRDRGMDALFDEVVKTHGGRTALVTAEGDLSYEQLHARVLSLAGVLQAAGVKPGDPVGLCTDRSPDMVAAMLAILRCGAAFVPFDPGYPAERLEFMFRDTDVKVLVTQGHLLDDLPKHSAKTLLLEEITDAAPSVKPPMGKPDSPAYIMYTSGSTGEPKGVVVPHRAVTRLVRDQNYLPFGPDLTFLQLSNISFDASTLELWGALLNGAKLVLQPQQKPTLQEIISTIRQQKVTTVWFTAGLFNLLVDEHVESLCGLKHILTGGDVLSVPHVKRALRVVGRGVLINGYGPTENTTFTCCHAIDDEHALKARVPIGRPITNTTAHILDEAMNPVAIGGKGELYTGGEGVALGYWGKPGLTAEKFVDDPFSDTPGAKLYRTGDFVRWLPDGTIDFLGRGDGQVKVRGFRVELGEIESAISDVAEVKDRAVIVRSDLPGEKQLVAYVVPKDLSRLAEDVVAQEALINAVREHLRNALPGHMVPTTLVILPELPLTANGKVDKRGLPMPELRSQTLEVKHVAPRNAKEERLAELWSDLLHAPGMGIHDNFFDLGGHSLIGIQLLARVEERFGKSLPLNSLFQAPTIAAFAKLLQSEKGTTGLKNLAALQPTGDRIPFFCVHGDEANHHITRYLGKDQPYYAFFHQGENGAPFEHKTVEEIATHYVNELKSVQPEGPYLLGGYSFGGIVAFEMARQLMAAGHEVPLLVMFDMYAPEDFLKTMRTEEKFYAPLKRTVMRWLVDRALRKGNIRSHKLQHFHIIDNYLNAIQAYHAKPYDGPVTVFKADRSPGPDDMGWSKLVTGPLDIQVLPGDHYSLIKDPEVVLLVKELSASIDRAVSKHAVEAV from the coding sequence ATGGAGAAATTTATACCGGAAACGCGGCACGTTGAAGTGGACTTCGATCCCTTCGCCGGTCCCGCGATCCAGCGTACCATTCCCACCACGGAGGCGCAAATGGAAGTGTTCGCCGCCTCTGAAATGGGCGACGATGCGAACTGTGCATATGTGGAAAGCGTGTCTTTGATCCTCAAGGGAGATCTTGAACGCGGCGCGATGGATAAGGCGCTGCAAGACCTGGTGGACCGCCACGAGAGCCTGCGCAGCGTGATCAGTGCCAGCGGCATGCGCATGGTGGTCTTTGAGCGTATTGAACTGTCGATCCCGTACCACGACCTCACCGGCATGGATGAAGAGGTTCGCGCCGACCGCATGCAGGAATTGGCCGAGGCGGACATGACACAACCCTTCGACCTGGTACATGGCCCCCTGTTCCGGGTGTTACTGGCAAAGACGAGCAAGGAGGAACATGTCCTTCGCCTGAGCGGACATCATGCCGTGCTGGACGGTTGGAGCCTGGGCATCCTGATGGCAGAGACCAGCAGCCTCTACAACGCGCATATCTCGAATACCACACCGGTCCTGCCTCCCGCGGTCCCGTTCAGCGAATATGTGCTGGCCACTACGGATTTCGCGAAATCCACCGAGCATGCCGCAGTGGAGAAGTTTTGGACCGGCCTCTTCAAGGGTTCCATTCCCCGTTTGGACCTCGCCACGGACCGTGTCCGTCCAGAACGGAAAACGTTCAACGGCGACCGGCTGGACCTGCGACTGGACCCCAAGCTGGTGCTTGGCCTGCGCACCGTGGCCACTCGCAACGGCGCGAGCTTCGTCACCACCTTGCTCACCGCCTTCGAGGTGCTCCTGCACAAATTGACGGGATCGAGCGATATCGTCACCGGACTTCCAGCAGCGGGACAGAGCGACCTGGACATGAAGCATCTGGTGGGGCACTGCGTGAACCTGCTGGCCCTGCGCAGCCATGTGGACGATGAGGCAGCCTTCGATGCCCACCTTAAGGAACGGCGCACGCAAGTACTCGATGCGTTCGACCACCAGAAGTACACCTTCGGCACGCTTGTGCAGAAACTGAAAGTGCCGCGCGAACCCGGCCGGATCCCCTTGGTGCCCGTGGTGTTCAACATCGACATGAACATGGACGACGGAGTGGCCTTTGATGGGCTCACCCACACCTTCGTCAGCAATCCCCGGCACTACGAGAACTTCGAGCTTTTCCTGAACGCCACCGGCCAAGGCGATGGTCTGGTGCTTGAGTGGAGCTACAACACCGATCTCTTCGATGCCTCCACCATCCGCGATTGGATGGACCAGTTCAGCATTCTGATCGCCCGTATCAACACGAACGCAGCCTTGCCCATCGGCACACTGGTGGGTGAGGAAGACCTTGCGGCGGAAGCCCTGATGCCCCCTTCGGAATGGCTCGGCACACGCAGCGACATCCCCCGTGACCGCGGCATGGACGCCCTCTTCGACGAGGTGGTGAAGACCCATGGCGGACGCACGGCCTTGGTCACGGCGGAGGGGGACCTGAGCTATGAACAGCTCCATGCCCGTGTACTTTCTTTGGCCGGCGTACTGCAAGCCGCTGGCGTGAAACCGGGTGACCCGGTGGGCCTGTGTACGGACCGAAGCCCGGACATGGTGGCCGCCATGCTTGCGATCCTGCGATGCGGCGCCGCCTTCGTGCCATTTGACCCCGGTTATCCCGCGGAACGCTTGGAGTTCATGTTCCGCGATACCGATGTGAAGGTGCTTGTGACCCAAGGCCATCTGCTGGACGACTTGCCCAAACATTCCGCCAAGACCCTGCTCTTGGAGGAGATCACCGATGCGGCACCTTCGGTCAAGCCTCCCATGGGTAAACCGGATTCTCCCGCCTACATCATGTACACCTCGGGCTCCACCGGGGAACCCAAAGGCGTGGTGGTGCCGCACCGCGCGGTGACCCGCTTGGTGCGCGACCAGAACTATCTTCCTTTCGGGCCGGACCTCACCTTCCTGCAACTCTCGAACATTTCATTCGACGCGTCAACCCTGGAACTATGGGGGGCGTTGCTGAACGGTGCCAAGTTGGTGCTTCAGCCCCAGCAGAAGCCAACGTTGCAGGAGATCATCAGTACCATCCGCCAACAGAAGGTGACCACCGTTTGGTTCACAGCAGGCTTGTTCAACCTTCTGGTGGACGAGCATGTGGAGAGCCTGTGCGGACTCAAGCATATCCTTACCGGCGGCGATGTGCTGAGCGTTCCTCATGTAAAGCGCGCGCTGCGCGTGGTAGGCCGGGGCGTGCTCATCAACGGCTACGGCCCCACGGAGAACACCACCTTCACCTGTTGCCATGCGATCGACGACGAACACGCGTTGAAGGCACGCGTCCCCATCGGCCGGCCCATCACCAACACCACTGCACACATCCTCGACGAGGCCATGAACCCCGTGGCCATCGGCGGGAAGGGCGAACTCTACACCGGTGGTGAAGGTGTGGCCTTGGGCTACTGGGGCAAACCCGGGCTCACGGCCGAGAAGTTCGTGGACGACCCTTTCAGCGATACACCGGGGGCCAAACTGTACCGCACCGGCGACTTCGTGCGTTGGCTCCCGGACGGCACGATCGACTTCCTCGGCCGCGGCGACGGGCAAGTTAAAGTGCGCGGATTCCGCGTGGAACTAGGCGAGATCGAAAGTGCCATCAGCGATGTTGCTGAGGTGAAGGACCGCGCAGTGATCGTCCGTAGCGACCTTCCCGGCGAGAAGCAATTAGTAGCCTATGTGGTGCCGAAGGATCTTTCCCGGTTGGCCGAGGACGTGGTGGCACAGGAAGCGTTGATCAATGCCGTCCGCGAGCACTTGCGCAATGCCTTGCCGGGCCACATGGTGCCCACGACGTTAGTGATCCTGCCTGAACTTCCGCTCACCGCGAACGGCAAGGTGGACAAGCGCGGGCTGCCCATGCCCGAGCTGCGTTCCCAAACTCTGGAGGTGAAGCACGTGGCCCCTCGAAACGCCAAGGAGGAACGCCTAGCGGAACTCTGGTCCGATCTATTACATGCCCCAGGCATGGGCATTCACGACAACTTCTTCGATTTGGGCGGGCACTCGCTCATCGGCATCCAATTGCTGGCCCGCGTGGAGGAGCGCTTCGGCAAGAGCCTTCCCTTAAACTCACTGTTCCAAGCGCCTACCATTGCCGCATTCGCGAAACTGCTGCAAAGTGAAAAGGGAACCACCGGGCTGAAGAATCTGGCGGCATTGCAACCAACGGGCGACCGCATCCCGTTCTTCTGCGTGCATGGCGACGAGGCGAACCACCACATCACCCGATACCTCGGGAAGGATCAGCCGTACTACGCGTTCTTCCACCAAGGCGAGAACGGTGCACCTTTCGAGCACAAGACCGTGGAAGAGATCGCCACGCATTATGTGAACGAGCTGAAGTCTGTGCAACCGGAAGGCCCTTATCTGCTGGGAGGATATTCCTTTGGCGGCATCGTCGCGTTTGAAATGGCAAGGCAGCTCATGGCAGCCGGCCATGAAGTACCCTTGCTTGTGATGTTCGACATGTATGCCCCGGAGGACTTCCTCAAGACGATGAGGACGGAAGAGAAGTTCTATGCGCCGTTGAAGCGCACCGTGATGCGCTGGCTTGTGGATCGAGCGCTCCGCAAGGGGAACATACGCTCGCATAAGCTGCAGCACTTCCACATCATCGACAACTACCTGAATGCCATTCAGGCCTATCATGCAAAGCCATACGATGGACCTGTCACCGTGTTCAAGGCCGATCGTTCACCTGGGCCTGATGACATGGGCTGGAGCAAACTGGTGACCGGTCCGTTGGACATACAGGTGCTCCCGGGCGACCACTACAGCCTGATCAAGGACCCCGAAGTAGTGCTCCTGGTAAAGGAACTTTCCGCAAGCATCGACCGGGCCGTTAGCAAGCATGCCGTGGAAGCCGTTTGA
- the coaD gene encoding pantetheine-phosphate adenylyltransferase: protein MSERIAVFPGSFDPVTIGHVSIVMRALPLFDRIVVAMGENSTKSYMFPFEQRLDWLKKSFAHSPKIEAISFQGLTADLCVELGAKHIVRGLRNSTDHGNERSIALMNHALRGVETIFLPALPEHAHISSTIVRELMANNADVSAFVPAAVRTA, encoded by the coding sequence ATGAGCGAGCGAATCGCCGTTTTCCCCGGATCCTTCGACCCCGTGACCATCGGCCACGTGAGCATCGTGATGCGCGCCCTGCCGCTCTTCGACCGCATCGTGGTGGCCATGGGTGAGAACAGCACCAAAAGCTACATGTTCCCCTTCGAACAACGATTGGACTGGCTGAAAAAGTCCTTCGCCCACAGCCCGAAGATCGAGGCCATTTCGTTCCAAGGCCTCACCGCCGACCTCTGTGTGGAACTGGGTGCGAAGCATATCGTACGCGGCCTGCGCAACAGCACGGACCATGGGAACGAGCGCAGCATCGCCTTGATGAACCATGCGCTGCGCGGCGTGGAGACCATCTTCCTGCCGGCATTGCCCGAACATGCGCACATCAGCAGCACCATCGTCCGGGAGCTGATGGCCAATAATGCCGACGTGTCCGCGTTCGTTCCTGCGGCGGTCCGCACGGCATGA
- a CDS encoding 4'-phosphopantetheinyl transferase superfamily protein: MKAERSLIVHCEGPSPARLEKDPPGPLAYAVPQVLFATLASLQDREERYHELLDEEELARAERFRFATDHDRYILGHGLLRETLGHYLGRPAKNLILRRGEFGKPFLEGHPVHFNLSDTKDAVLVAVAKEPIGADIETMNRRTDHERVADHYFTPPEVASIAEAENGKRRFLELWTRKEAVLKACGVGLMDDLHSLEVGAALNRMKISHPDFVRMAAAEYHVRTAQIGTDHLVSIATELASDGWRIVAA, encoded by the coding sequence ATGAAGGCTGAACGGTCGTTGATCGTACACTGCGAAGGACCATCGCCGGCCCGGTTGGAGAAGGATCCACCGGGGCCATTGGCGTATGCAGTGCCCCAGGTATTGTTCGCCACCTTGGCTTCCTTGCAGGACCGGGAGGAGCGCTATCATGAACTCTTGGACGAGGAGGAGCTGGCCCGTGCCGAGCGCTTCCGTTTCGCCACGGACCACGACCGCTACATCCTTGGGCATGGCCTTCTGCGTGAGACCTTGGGCCATTACCTCGGCCGACCGGCGAAGAACCTGATACTCCGTCGTGGCGAATTCGGGAAACCCTTCCTGGAAGGGCATCCGGTCCATTTCAATCTGAGCGACACGAAAGATGCCGTGCTAGTAGCGGTAGCGAAGGAGCCCATCGGTGCGGACATCGAGACCATGAACCGGCGTACGGACCATGAGCGTGTGGCCGACCACTACTTCACGCCGCCGGAGGTAGCCAGCATCGCGGAGGCCGAGAATGGCAAGCGCCGCTTCTTGGAACTGTGGACCCGCAAGGAGGCCGTGCTGAAGGCCTGCGGCGTTGGCCTGATGGACGACCTGCACAGCTTGGAAGTGGGCGCAGCGCTGAACAGGATGAAGATCTCGCATCCGGACTTCGTGCGCATGGCCGCAGCGGAATACCATGTGCGCACAGCGCAGATCGGAACGGACCATCTGGTGAGCATCGCGACAGAATTGGCAAGTGATGGCTGGCGCATCGTGGCGGCTTGA
- a CDS encoding AAA family ATPase, which yields MASLTESLLTRLGHVPTQGQHKAMDALSRLLATEKERATLVLKGYAGTGKTTLVGALVKVLAEARKPVVLLAPTGRAAKVLSAYAGASASTIHRRIYRTAGDDDGGYGGISVAPNKEQHALFVVDEASMIGKGGGSAFDRDLLADLFQYVFSSAGNKLLLIGDPAQLPPVGSDHSPALDVKELAEQGLLAGSIELTDVVRQAEASGILVNATALRDTLASMPVTEQAGIGEVHVPAEEKIIPHFITGFPDVVRVEGYDLQDALEEAYARHGDGEVCLICRSNKRAYQYSQQVRARIHGFEEELEANDRLMVVKNNYFWASRENGPGPGSFGLIANGEQVTVQRVHGTEERYGLCFADLTIGWWDGREDRELEVKVILDVLASEGPALAGARMRQLGQDVLAGIEARTKGERFRLFKQDPYANALQVKYAYAVTCHKAQGGQWKSVFVDQGYVTEEMIDREYVRWLYTAVTRASEKLYLLNFHPRFFGEGEE from the coding sequence ATGGCCAGCCTCACCGAAAGCCTGCTCACCCGTCTGGGACACGTGCCTACACAAGGCCAGCACAAGGCCATGGATGCCTTGTCACGCTTGTTGGCCACGGAAAAGGAACGCGCCACACTGGTGTTGAAAGGCTACGCAGGCACCGGGAAGACCACCTTAGTAGGTGCTTTGGTGAAGGTGCTCGCCGAAGCGCGCAAACCCGTGGTGTTGCTGGCCCCAACGGGCCGTGCAGCCAAAGTGCTCAGCGCTTATGCTGGAGCTTCCGCCAGCACCATCCACCGGCGCATCTATCGCACGGCAGGCGACGATGACGGCGGCTACGGCGGCATCTCCGTGGCACCCAACAAGGAACAACATGCGCTCTTCGTAGTGGACGAGGCCAGTATGATCGGTAAGGGCGGCGGCAGCGCATTCGATCGCGACCTGCTGGCGGACCTCTTCCAGTACGTCTTCTCCTCCGCCGGGAACAAGCTGCTGCTGATCGGCGACCCGGCACAGCTGCCCCCCGTTGGCAGTGACCACAGCCCGGCATTGGACGTAAAGGAGCTGGCGGAACAAGGTCTGTTGGCAGGCAGCATCGAGCTTACCGATGTGGTGCGGCAGGCCGAAGCCTCCGGGATCCTCGTGAACGCAACGGCCCTGCGCGATACACTGGCTTCAATGCCTGTGACGGAGCAAGCGGGCATTGGGGAAGTCCACGTACCGGCGGAGGAAAAGATCATTCCGCACTTCATCACCGGCTTTCCCGATGTGGTCCGTGTGGAAGGCTATGACCTGCAGGATGCGCTGGAGGAAGCATACGCCCGCCACGGTGACGGGGAGGTCTGCCTGATCTGCCGCAGCAACAAACGCGCCTACCAGTACAGCCAACAGGTGCGGGCACGGATCCACGGATTCGAAGAGGAACTGGAGGCTAACGACCGCTTGATGGTGGTGAAGAACAACTACTTCTGGGCGTCGCGTGAGAACGGTCCCGGTCCCGGCTCGTTCGGCCTGATCGCCAATGGCGAACAGGTGACCGTGCAGCGCGTACATGGCACCGAGGAACGTTACGGCCTATGCTTCGCGGACCTGACCATAGGTTGGTGGGACGGCCGCGAGGACCGCGAGCTGGAGGTGAAGGTGATCTTGGACGTACTGGCGAGCGAAGGCCCCGCACTGGCCGGCGCACGCATGCGGCAACTCGGTCAGGATGTGCTCGCAGGCATCGAGGCGCGCACCAAGGGCGAGCGCTTCCGCCTCTTCAAGCAGGACCCGTATGCCAACGCGCTTCAGGTGAAGTATGCTTATGCAGTTACGTGCCACAAGGCGCAGGGTGGCCAATGGAAAAGCGTCTTCGTGGACCAAGGCTACGTCACCGAGGAAATGATCGACCGCGAGTACGTGCGCTGGCTTTACACGGCCGTTACGCGTGCCAGCGAAAAGCTCTATCTGCTGAATTTCCACCCGCGGTTCTTTGGGGAGGGGGAGGAGTGA
- a CDS encoding NUDIX domain-containing protein, producing the protein MTQNYEVHIDGKPFFIGERPEFIAMPVGWLAIRVDLPSEMNYLAALLTARPELKGMHVFGADVEQLWDWFRADYRFVQAAGGAVTDERGRLLAIHRMGRWDLPKGKVEKGEPIDAAAVREVREECGLHDIKLIRPLCHTWHTYERKGKQHLKRTDWFLMSGKSSEPLTAQNEEDIDQVRWTDAEELAEVRRDTYPSLQRVINAWEEAHRGPA; encoded by the coding sequence ATGACGCAAAACTACGAAGTCCATATCGACGGGAAACCGTTTTTTATCGGTGAACGCCCGGAATTCATTGCCATGCCCGTGGGTTGGCTGGCTATCCGCGTGGACCTGCCGAGTGAAATGAACTACTTGGCCGCTCTGCTTACAGCCCGGCCGGAACTGAAGGGCATGCACGTTTTTGGCGCGGACGTGGAGCAACTGTGGGACTGGTTCCGGGCGGACTACCGGTTCGTGCAGGCCGCTGGAGGGGCCGTGACCGATGAACGCGGAAGACTGCTGGCGATCCACCGTATGGGCCGCTGGGACCTGCCGAAGGGCAAGGTGGAGAAGGGTGAGCCCATTGATGCGGCAGCGGTCCGCGAAGTGCGGGAAGAATGCGGCCTGCACGACATCAAACTGATCCGGCCGCTGTGCCATACTTGGCACACGTACGAGCGCAAAGGCAAGCAGCACCTCAAGCGGACTGATTGGTTCCTCATGAGCGGCAAAAGCTCGGAGCCGTTGACCGCGCAGAACGAGGAGGATATCGACCAGGTGCGTTGGACCGATGCGGAAGAACTGGCGGAAGTGCGCCGCGATACCTACCCTTCACTTCAGCGCGTGATCAACGCCTGGGAGGAAGCACACCGCGGTCCGGCCTGA
- the rsmD gene encoding 16S rRNA (guanine(966)-N(2))-methyltransferase RsmD, which translates to MRIIGGRFKGKRITPPKGITARPTTDFTKEALFNILQHSIALEGIRVLDLFAGVGGISLEFLSRGAEEVISVEQDNALYSYFKRTAADLALTNWHAVKADVFTYLSSDRSSYDVIFADPPFHADGTATLPTLIRERGLLAPDGLLIIEHPRETDLSGDPWFDVCRKYSNIHFSFLTPKPPQP; encoded by the coding sequence ATGCGCATCATAGGCGGCCGGTTCAAGGGGAAGCGCATCACCCCGCCGAAAGGCATCACGGCGCGACCTACCACCGACTTCACCAAGGAGGCGCTCTTCAACATCCTGCAACATTCCATCGCCTTGGAAGGGATCCGCGTGCTGGACCTCTTCGCCGGCGTGGGCGGCATCTCATTGGAATTCCTGAGCCGTGGCGCGGAAGAGGTGATCAGCGTGGAGCAGGACAATGCCCTGTACAGCTACTTCAAGCGCACCGCGGCCGATCTGGCATTGACCAACTGGCATGCGGTGAAAGCAGATGTGTTCACCTATCTGAGTTCCGACCGCAGCAGCTACGATGTGATCTTCGCGGACCCGCCTTTTCATGCCGATGGGACCGCGACCTTGCCGACATTGATCCGTGAGCGCGGCCTGTTGGCCCCCGACGGCCTGCTGATCATCGAGCATCCGCGCGAGACCGACCTGAGCGGCGATCCGTGGTTCGATGTTTGCCGGAAGTACAGCAACATCCACTTCAGCTTCCTCACTCCCAAACCTCCGCAGCCATGA